The following coding sequences lie in one Pseudomonas syringae CC1557 genomic window:
- a CDS encoding ABC transporter permease — protein sequence MFPESFTFSIANWVNDGVDSLVTQYGDVFRHISETLLWAIVNLEGLLRMAPWWLMLIIVGAITWHATRKIVTSLVMVGLLFLVGAVGLWDKLMQTLALMLVATVIAVLIGIPLGILSARSNRLRSVLMPLLDIMQTMPSFVYLIPVLMLFGLGKVPAIFATVIYAAPPLIRLTDLGIRQVDGEVMEAINAFGANRWQQLFGVQLPLAMPSIMAGINQTTMMALSMVVIASMIGARGLGEDVLVGIQTLNVGRGLEAGLAIVILAVVIDRITQAYGRPRHEAHK from the coding sequence ATGTTTCCTGAAAGCTTCACTTTCTCGATTGCCAATTGGGTCAACGACGGAGTCGACTCGCTGGTGACTCAGTACGGCGATGTGTTCCGGCACATTTCCGAGACCCTGCTGTGGGCCATCGTCAACCTGGAAGGCCTGCTACGCATGGCGCCGTGGTGGCTTATGCTGATCATCGTCGGCGCTATCACCTGGCACGCGACGCGCAAGATCGTTACCAGCCTGGTGATGGTCGGCCTGCTGTTTCTGGTCGGCGCGGTCGGCTTGTGGGACAAGCTGATGCAGACCTTGGCACTGATGCTGGTCGCCACGGTCATTGCGGTGCTGATCGGCATTCCGCTGGGCATTCTCTCGGCGCGCAGTAATCGCCTGCGCTCGGTGTTGATGCCACTGCTGGACATCATGCAGACCATGCCCAGCTTCGTTTACCTGATCCCGGTGCTGATGCTGTTCGGTCTGGGTAAAGTCCCGGCGATTTTTGCCACCGTGATCTATGCCGCGCCGCCCCTGATTCGTCTGACCGACCTGGGCATTCGTCAGGTTGACGGCGAAGTGATGGAAGCCATCAATGCATTCGGCGCCAATCGCTGGCAGCAACTGTTCGGCGTGCAACTGCCGCTGGCCATGCCGAGCATCATGGCCGGGATCAACCAGACCACCATGATGGCGCTGTCGATGGTGGTCATTGCGTCGATGATCGGCGCGCGCGGGCTCGGCGAAGACGTACTGGTGGGCATTCAGACCCTCAACGTCGGACGCGGACTGGAAGCGGGTCTGGCCATTGTCATTCTGGCGGTCGTCATTGATCGCATCACGCAGGCCTATGGCCGTCCACGGCATGAGGCGCACAAATGA
- a CDS encoding ABC transporter substrate-binding protein — MNMKKALLTTLVSAGLLASAGASQAAGWCESGKPVKFAGLNWESAMLLTDILQVVLDKGYGCAVDALPGNSIAMENALSTNDIQIFAEEWVGRSEVWNKAAAAGKVVGVGAPIVGAVEGWYVPRYVIEGDAKRKLEAKAPNLKSISDLAQYSAVFKDQEEPGKGRFYNCPAGWTCELENSEMLKSYGLESKYTNFRPGTGPALDAAILSSYKRGEPILTYYWSPTPLMGQVDLVRLEEKAGVNKTIDIKVGVSKVFHDQAPELVAVLEKVNLPIDLLNQNLGRMAKERIESPKLAKIFLKEHPEVWHKWVSEDAAKKVDASL; from the coding sequence ATGAACATGAAAAAGGCTTTGTTGACCACATTGGTATCCGCTGGCCTGCTCGCCAGCGCAGGCGCAAGTCAGGCCGCCGGCTGGTGTGAATCAGGCAAACCGGTGAAGTTCGCCGGCCTGAACTGGGAAAGCGCGATGCTGCTGACCGACATTCTGCAGGTCGTATTGGACAAGGGTTACGGCTGCGCCGTCGACGCCCTGCCCGGCAACTCCATCGCCATGGAAAACGCCCTGAGCACCAATGACATCCAGATTTTCGCTGAAGAGTGGGTTGGCCGCAGTGAAGTCTGGAACAAAGCCGCCGCAGCCGGAAAAGTGGTCGGTGTCGGTGCCCCAATTGTCGGTGCTGTCGAAGGCTGGTACGTACCGCGCTACGTGATCGAAGGCGATGCCAAGCGCAAGCTGGAAGCCAAGGCACCGAACCTGAAATCCATCAGCGATCTGGCCCAGTATTCTGCGGTGTTCAAGGATCAGGAGGAGCCCGGAAAAGGCCGTTTCTACAACTGTCCGGCTGGCTGGACCTGCGAGCTGGAAAACAGCGAAATGCTCAAGAGCTACGGCCTGGAAAGCAAATACACCAACTTCCGTCCGGGCACCGGCCCGGCGCTGGATGCGGCTATTCTCTCCAGCTACAAGCGTGGCGAGCCGATCCTGACCTATTACTGGTCTCCGACGCCGTTGATGGGCCAGGTGGATCTGGTTCGACTGGAAGAAAAGGCCGGGGTCAACAAGACGATCGATATCAAGGTCGGCGTGTCCAAAGTGTTCCACGACCAGGCACCTGAGCTGGTCGCTGTGCTGGAAAAGGTCAATCTGCCGATTGACCTGCTCAACCAGAACCTGGGGCGCATGGCCAAGGAACGCATCGAATCGCCAAAACTGGCGAAGATTTTCCTGAAAGAGCACCCGGAAGTCTGGCACAAGTGGGTCAGTGAAGACGCCGCGAAGAAGGTGGACGCCTCGCTGTAA